The following coding sequences are from one Musa acuminata AAA Group cultivar baxijiao chromosome BXJ1-6, Cavendish_Baxijiao_AAA, whole genome shotgun sequence window:
- the LOC135676299 gene encoding EP1-like glycoprotein 2: MAVPFIPPSFSSVSLCLCLLLLLASATRQTRGQKVETFTYVNEGEFGPYITEYDASYRVLPIASSPFQFAFYNTTPDAFYLALRMGTVRSESILRWVWEANRGRPVRENATFSLLPSGNLVLAEADGRVVWTTNTANKGVVGLKVLPNGNVVLYDVKGRFVWQSFDYPTDTLLVGQSLRLRGPNKLVSRKSAVDGSFGIYSLVFGPGGITMYINSVASKPLAYYNYSDGLLSFSGPGDSVTFVCEPETEDNFAWECKLIINLSRPKYNATLSFLRLDIDGNLAVYTYYDPVDYRAWEKTFAFFSDEKGWLNGCGLTSKCGAFGVCEDEMCVACPSKDGLLGWSTSCATPSLAACKEGVTPKYYKVEGVENFLSTYSDGEGAQKLEECKRRCSMDCKCQGFLYWEKDSRCWLAPLLGTLSKVSNSSHVAYVKYLK, from the coding sequence ATGGCTGTTCCATTTATACCTCCTTCCTTTTCCTCTGTGTCTCTGTGtctctgtcttcttcttcttcttgcttctgCTACCAGACAAACTCGAGGCCAAAAGGTGGAAACCTTCACTTATGTCAACGAAGGCGAGTTCGGACCTTACATCACTGAGTACGACGCCAGCTATCGCGTGCTTCCCATCGCCAGCTCCCCCTTCCAGTTCGCCTTCTACAACACCACCCCCGACGCCTTCTACCTCGCCCTCCGCATGGGCACCGTGCGCTCCGAGTCCATCCTCCGATGGGTCTGGGAAGCCAACCGCGGCCGCCCGGTCCGAGAGAACGCCACCTTCTCGCTTCTCCCCAGCGGCAACCTCGTCCTCGCCGAGGCCGACGGCCGGGTCGTCTGGACCACTAACACCGCCAACAAAGGCGTCGTCGGGCTTAAGGTCCTCCCCAACGGAAACGTGGTCCTTTACGACGTCAAGGGCCGCTTCGTGTGGCAAAGCTTCGACTACCCCACCGACACGCTCCTGGTCGGCCAGTCGCTCCGCCTCCGTGGCCCCAACAAGCTCGTAAGCCGGAAGTCAGCCGTCGACGGCTCCTTCGGCATCTACAGCCTTGTGTTCGGACCCGGAGGGATCACAATGTACATCAACAGCGTCGCCTCCAAACCGCTTGCTTACTATAACTACTCCGACGGCTTACTTAGCTTCTCCGGTCCCGGGGATTCCGTGACGTTCGTCTGCGAACCGGAAACAGAGGACAATTTCGCCTGGGAGTGCAAGCTAATCATAAACTTGTCGAGGCCTAAGTACAACGCTACCTTATCGTTCCTGAGGTTGGACATCGACGGCAATTTAGCCGTCTACACGTACTACGACCCGGTGGACTACCGGGCATGGGAGAAGACATTCGCCTTCTTCTCCGACGAAAAGGGGTGGCTGAACGGCTGCGGGCTGACGAGCAAGTGCGGCGCCTTCGGGGTGTGCGAGGACGAGATGTGCGTCGCGTGCCCGTCCAAGGACGGGCTACTGGGGTGGAGCACGAGCTGCGCGACTCCGAGCCTGGCGGCATGCAAGGAAGGGGTGACGCCCAAGTACTATAAGGTGGAAGGGGTGGAGAACTTCTTGAGCACGTACAGCGACGGCGAGGGGGCGCAGAAGCTGGAGGAATGCAAGAGGAGATGTAGCATGGACTGCAAGTGCCAAGGGTTCTTGTACTGGGAGAAGGACTCCAGGTGCTGGCTCGCGCCGCTGCTGGGGACGCTGAGCAAGGTCTCGAACTCATCCCATGTGGCCTATGTCAAGTACTTGAAGTAG
- the LOC103987815 gene encoding peroxisome biogenesis protein 7, with amino-acid sequence MPVFKTPFSGYAVRFSPFYEGRLLVATSQNFGILGNGRLHVLDLLPSPGAPGISEVAAFDTADGVYDCCWSESHDSLAVSAVADGSLKLWDASLPPSANPVRSFREHSREAHSVDWNPVRRDSFLSASWDDSLKLWTLDRPASLRTFREHSYCVYSVAWSPRHADVFASASGDRTVRVWDVREPVSTLVIPAHDHEILSCDWNKYDECCLATASVDKTIRVWDIRATRAPLANLAGHGYAVRRIRFSPHRESVLLSCSYDMTVCMWDYRAEDALIARYDHHTEFAVGIDMSVLVEGLIASTGWDEVVYVWQHGTDPRA; translated from the coding sequence ATGCCGGTGTTCAAGACGCCCTTCAGCGGCTACGCGGTGCGGTTCAGCCCCTTTTATGAGGGCCGCCTTCTCGTCGCCACTTCCCAAAACTTCGGCATCCTCGGCAACGGCCGCCTCCATGTCCTTGACCTGCTTCCCTCTCCCGGCGCCCCCGGTATCTCCGAGGTGGCCGCCTTCGACACCGCCGACGGCGTCTACGACTGCTGCTGGTCCGAGTCGCATGACTCCCTTGCCGTCTCCGCCGTGGCCGACGGCTCCCTCAAGCTGTGGGATGCCTCCCTGCCGCCCTCCGCCAACCCGGTGCGCTCGTTCCGCGAGCACTCCCGCGAGGCCCACTCCGTGGACTGGAATCCCGTTCGCCGCGACTCCTTCCTCTCCGCATCGTGGGACGACTCCCTCAAGCTCTGGACCCTTGATCGCCCCGCCAGCCTCCGCACCTTCCGCGAGCACTCCTACTGCGTCTACTCCGTTGCCTGGAGTCCCCGCCACGCCGATGTGTTCGCCTCTGCCTCCGGCGATCGCACCGTCCGCGTCTGGGACGTCCGCGAACCCGTCTCCACCCTCGTCATCCCTGCTCACGATCACGAGATCCTCTCCTGCGACTGGAACAAGTACGATGAGTGCTGCCTCGCCACCGCCTCGGTGGATAAGACCATCCGCGTCTGGGACATCCGCGCCACCCGGGCGCCCCTGGCTAACCTCGCCGGCCACGGCTACGCGGTCCGCCGAATTCGCTTCTCTCCCCACAGGGAGAGTGTCCTTCTCTCCTGCTCCTATGACATGACCGTGTGTATGTGGGATTACCGGGCGGAGGACGCCCTCATCGCGAGGTACGACCACCACACAGAGTTCGCAGTCGGGATCGACATGAGTGTTCTTGTCGAGGGCCTGATTGCGAGCACTGGGTGGGACGAGGTTGTCTATGTCTGGCAGCACGGGACTGACCCCAGAGCTTGA
- the LOC135676298 gene encoding cysteine protease XCP1-like, whose amino-acid sequence MKATLALLLCFSAVALVWCRLPSEYAIVGYEPGPNATERSYELFEQWCRAHGKVYMHPAEKARRFEYFLANLRYVFDRNSRRSSSSSSHGHAVGLNRFADLSNEEFKAAYMSKIGRKREVEMSRGGDMEKTRESCDAPASLDWRKKGVVTAVKDQGYCGSCWAFSSTGAMEGINAITTGDLISLSEQELIDCDKTNAGCQGGYMDYAFEWVVKNKGIDTESNYPYTGQNEACNTIKEKIKAVTIDGYQDVTPNEDALLCAVLKQPISVGIVGSSLDFQLYAGGIYDGDCSSNPDDIDHAVLIVGYGSQGDVDYWIVKNSWGTTWGMQGYIYIRMNTGLPYGVCAINAMASYPTKQSTSPPPFPTPAVPPPPPLPPPPSPSPVVCGDMSYCSSGETCCCIYEYFGYCLLYGCCSYENAVCCTGTDYCCPQDYPICGVLGICLQSNGNVMGVAAKKLKLAKHKLPWTKFEEAASF is encoded by the exons ATGAAGGCCACTCTTGCTCTCCTCCTCTGCTTCTCAGCGGTAGCCCTCGTTTGGTGCCGTCTTCCCAGCGAATACGCCATCGTTGGGTACGAGCCTGGTCCTAATGCAACGGAACGCAGCTACGAGCTCTTCGAGCAGTGGTGCAGGGCGCATGGCAAGGTGTACATGCATCCAGCCGAGAAGGCTCGGAGGTTCGAGTACTTTCTCGCGAACCTCCGGTACGTCTTCGATAGGAACTCGAGGCGATCATCTTCGTCATCGAGCCACGGCCATGCAGTGGGTCTCAATAGGTTTGCTGATCTGAGCAACGAGGAGTTCAAGGCCGCGTATATGAGCAAGATAGGTAGGAAAAGAGAAGTAGAAATGAGCAGGGGAGGGGACATGGAGAAGACACGGGAGAGCTGCGACGCACCTGCCTCGTTAGATTGGAGGAAGAAGGGAGTCGTGACGGCAGTTAAAGATCAAGGATATTGTG GCAGCTGCTGGGCATTTTCTTCAACAGGGGCAATGGAAGGGATAAATGCAATCACTACAGGAGACCTTATCAGCCTCTCTGAACAAGAACTGATTGACTGTGATAAAACAAATGCAGGCTGTCAGGGAGGTTATATGGATTATGCATTTGAGTGGGTCGTAAAAAATAAGGGAATAGACACGGAGTCAAATTATCCTTACACAGGCCAGAATGAAGCATGTAACACCATAAAG GAGAAAATAAAAGCGGTGACAATTGACGGATACCAAGATGTGACTCCAAATGAAGATGCTCTCCTCTGTGCTGTTCTTAAACAGCCTATCAGTGTGGGTATAGTTGGTTCATCACTGGATTTTCAACTATATGCAGGA GGAATATATGATGGAGATTGCTCCAGCAATCCTGATGATATTGACCATGCAGTACTGATTGTTGGATATGGATCACAAGGCGATGTTGACTATTGGATTGTGAAAAATTCATGGGGAACAACCTGGGGAATGCAAGGATACATATACATCAGGATGAACACAGGATTACCTTATGGTGTTTGTGCCATAAATGCAATGGCTTCTTATCCAACCAAACAATCCACTTCTCCACCCCCGTTTCCGACACCTGCTGTGCCACCACCACCGCCTCTGCCGCCTCCACCTAGCCCTTCACCGGTTGTGTGCGGAGATATGTCATACTGCTCATCTGGAGAAACTTGCTGCTGCATATATGAATATTTCGGGTATTGCCTACTCTATGGTTGCTGTTCTTATGAGAATGCAGTATGCTGCACTGGGACTGATTACTGCTGTCCTCAAGACTATCCCATTTGTGGTGTACTTGGAATCTGCCTCCAG AGCAATGGGAATGTCATGGGTGTAGCAGCAAAGAAATTAAAACTTGCCAAGCACAAGTTACCATGGACAAAGTTTGAAGAGGCAGCCAGCTTTTAG
- the LOC135676300 gene encoding CBL-interacting serine/threonine-protein kinase 12-like, with product MAEGSGSGSSRSNSRARALLLGRYEVGRLLGHGTFAKVYHARHAGTGESVAIKVLDKEKIMQSGLVAQTKREIAILRRVRHPNIVHLHEVMATKSKIYFVMELVRGGELFARVAKGRLPEPAARRYFQQLVSAVAFCHARGVFHRDLKPENLLLDDRGNLKVSDFGLSAVSDQIRQDGLFHTFCGTPAYVAPEVLARKGYDAAKADIWSSGVILFVLMAGYLPFHDHNLMAMYRKIHKGEFRCPRWFSADLVHLLSRLLDGNPATRITIPEIMDNRWFKKGFRQVKFYIEDDKFHRFDDIDTPPAPLPPPDEHSESESESETNSKPNCSTSNSSSISGGPRRGLGLPRPASLNAFDIISFSPGFNLSGLFEESGEEARFVSGEPVSKILSKLEEIAKVVSFTVRKKDCQVSLEGTKESEKGPLAIAAEIFELTPSLVVVEVKKKAGDQGEYEEFCNRELKPGLQNLMYDELSAGAANIASDTE from the coding sequence ATGGCGGAGgggagcggcagcggtagcagcagaAGCAATAGCAGGGCGCGGGCGCTGCTGCTGGGGCGGTATGAGGTGGGGCGGCTGCTGGGGCACGGCACGTTCGCGAAGGTATACCACGCGCGCCACGCGGGGACGGGCGAGAGCGTGGCCATCAAGGTGCTCGACAAGGAGAAGATCATGCAGAGTGGCCTCGTCGCCCAAACCAAGCGCGAGATCGCGATCCTCCGCCGCGTTCGCCACCCCAACATCGTCCACCTCCACGAGGTCATGGCCACCAAGTCCAAGATCTACTTCGTGATGGAGCTGGTTCGGGGTGGCGAGTTGTTCGCCCGCGTCGCCAAGGGCCGACTCCCCGAGCCCGCCGCCCGCCGCTACTTCCAGCAGCTCGTCTCCGCCGTCGCTTTCTGTCACGCCCGCGGCGTCTTCCACCGGGACCTCAAGCCCGAGAACCTCCTCCTCGACGACCGCGGCAACCTCAAGGTCTCTGACTTCGGCCTGTCCGCCGTGTCCGACCAGATCCGCCAGGACGGCCTCTTCCACACCTTCTGCGGCACCCCGGCCTACGTGGCCCCGGAGGTGCTCGCTCGCAAGGGCTACGACGCCGCCAAGGCCGACATCTGGTCCTCCGGCGTCATCCTCTTCGTCCTAATGGCCGGCTACCTCCCCTTCCACGACCACAACCTCATGGCCATGTACCGCAAGATCCACAAGGGCGAGTTTCGATGCCCCAGATGGTTCTCCGCCGACCTCGTCCACCTCCTGTCCCGCCTCCTCGACGGCAATCCCGCCACCCGGATCACCATCCCCGAGATCATGGACAACCGCTGGTTCAAGAAGGGCTTCCGCCAGGTCAAGTTCTACATCGAAgacgacaaattccaccgcttcgaCGACATCGACACGCCACCGGCACCCCTTCCGCCCCCGGACGAGCACTCCGAATCGGAGTCCGAATCAGAGACGAACTCGAAGCCCAATTGCTCCACCTCCAATTCCTCCTCCATAAGCGGCGGTCCGCGACGGGGGCTGGGGCTGCCTCGGCCCGCGAGCCTGAACGCGTTCGACATCATCTCCTTCTCCCCGGGGTTCAACCTCTCGGGGCTGTTCGAAGAGAGTGGGGAGGAGGCAAGGTTCGTATCCGGGGAGCCCGTCTCCAAGATCCTCTCGAAATTAGAGGAGATCGCCAAGGTGGTCAGCTTCACGGTGAGGAAGAAGGACTGCCAGGTGAGCCTGGAAGGCACCAAGGAAAGCGAAAAGGGCCCTTTGGCGATCGCGGCGGAGATATTCGAGCTCACGCCGTcgttggtggtggtggaggtgaaGAAGAAGGCCGGGGACCAGGGTGAGTACGAGGAGTTCTGCAACAGGGAGCTCAAACCCGGACTGCAGAATCTAATGTACGACGAGCTGTCTGCCGGCGCCGCCAACATCGCGTCCGATACTGAGTAG
- the LOC103987819 gene encoding mitochondrial dicarboxylate/tricarboxylate transporter DTC-like, with protein MAEGKPKSPFGVWSTIKPFVNGGVSGMLATCVIQPIDMVKVRIQLGQGSAVEVTKNMLANEGFGSFYKGLSAGLLRQATYTTARLGSFRVLTNKAVEANDGKPLPLLQKAAIGLTAGAIGASVGSPADLALIRMQADATLPAAQRRNYKNAFHALYRIIADEGVLALWKGAGPTVVRAMSLNMGMLASYDQSVELFRDSLGFGEVSTVLGASAVSGFFASACSLPFDYVKTQIQKMQPDANGKYPYTGSLDCAVKTLKSGGPLKFYTGFPVYCVRIAPHVMMTWIFLNQIQKVEKSLGL; from the exons ATGGCGGAAGGGAAGCCCAAGAGCCCGTTCGGAGTCTGGAGCACCATCAAGCCCTTCGTCAATGGAGGCGTCTCCGGCATGCTCGCTACCTGCGTCATCCAGCCCATCGATATGGTCAAG GTGAGGATCCAGCTGGGGCAGGGATCAGCTGTCGAGGTTACGAAGAACATGCTTGCCAATGAAGGGTTTGGCTCCTTTTACAAG GGATTATCAGCTGGTTTACTAAGGCAAGCTACCTATACAACTGCACGATTGGGTTCCTTTAG GGTGCTGACAAACAAAGCTGTCGAGGCTAATGATGGCAAACCACTGCCTTTGCTTCAGAAAGCTGCTATTGGTCTAACAGCTGGAGCAATTGGAGCATCTGTGGGAAGCCCAGCTGATCTAGCACTTATCAGGATGCAAGCCGATGCAACTTTACCTGCAGCACAACGACGAAACTACAAAAATGCATTTCATGCACTATATCGTATCATTGCTGATGAAGGGGTTCTGGCTCTATGGAAGGGTGCAGGTCCAACAGTAGTAAGGGCAATGTCATTAAATATGGGTATGCTTGCATCTTACGATCAGAGCGTTGAACTATTCAGGGATTCCCTTGGTTTCGGCGAAGTTAGCACTGTTCTTG GGGCAAGCGCAGTTTCAGGGTTCTTTGCATCTGCTTGCAGTCTACCTTTTGATTATGTGAAAACACAAATACAGAAGATGCAACCTGATGCCAACGGGAAGTATCCTTACACTGGGTCTTTAGACTGTGCCGTGAAAACGTTGAAGTCTGGTGGCCCCCTCAAATTTTACACTGGATTTCCTGTCTACTGTGTGAGAATTGCTCCCCACGTCATG ATGACGTGGATATTCTTGAATCAGATTCAGAAGGTTGAGAAGTCTTTGGGCCTATAG
- the LOC135676301 gene encoding probable serine/threonine-protein kinase PBL7: MEEEYRREGGVALLVIVVLAALSLASLLVAFSYYCYISNKVSKHLNSLKEGKSEQKEKAAPLGGGSGSGSDEVPVVVSERGVQVFTYKQLHSATGGFGKRSVVGHGSFGAVYRGALPDGRKVAVKLMDRPGKQGEEEFKMEVELLTRLHSPYLLTLIGHCSDGGHRLLVYEFMANGGLQEHLYPTKGSYGGISKLDWDTRMQIALEAAKGLQYLHEHVNPPVIHRDFKSSNILLDIYFHAKVSDFGLAKLGSDKAGGHVSTRVLGTQGYVAPEYALSGRLTTKSDVYSYGVVLLELLTGRVPVDMNRPPGEGVLVTWALPCLSDREKVTQILDPALEGHYSMKDAVQVAAIASMCVQPEADYRPLMADVVQSLVPLVKKRLLKRSSSSSASHACKPLVKPEYD; the protein is encoded by the exons ATGGAGGAAGAGTACAGGAGAGAGGGAGGCGTGGCTCTCTTGGTGATCGTTGTCCTCGCTGCTCTCTCGCTGGCTTCCCTCCTGGTCGCCTTCAGCTATTATTGCTACATCAGCAACAAAGTCTCCAAGCACCTCAATTCCCTCA AGGAAGGGAAGAGCGAACAGAAGGAAAAGGCGGCACCTttaggcggcggcagcggcagcggcagcgacgagGTGCCGGTGGTGGTGAGCGAGAGAGGGGTGCAGGTGTTCACCTACAAGCAGCTCCATTCGGCGACCGGCGGGTTTGGGAAGCGCAGTGTGGTGGGGCACGGGAGCTTCGGGGCCGTGTACAGGGGAGCGCTGCCCGATGGGCGGAAGGTCGCCGTCAAGCTGATGGACCGACCGGGGAAGCAAGGGGAGGAAGAGTTCAAGATGGAG GTGGAGTTGCTGACGCGCCTTCACTCGCCCTACCTGCTGACATTGATCGGCCATTGCTCCGATGGCGGGCATCGGCTTCTGGTCTACGAGTTCATGGCTAATGGGGGTCTTCAGGAACATCTGTATCCTACTAAAG GTTCCTACGGTGGCATTTCAAAGTTGGACTGGGATACGAGAATGCAAATAGCTCTTGAAGCTGCAAAAGGTCTGCAGTACCTTCATGAGCACGTCAACCCCCCTGTCATCCATAGGGATTTCAAAAGCAGCAATATTTTGTTGGACATTTACTTCCATGCCAAAGTTTCAGATTTTGGACTTGCAAAACTTGGATCCGATAAAGCAGGAGGCCATGTTTCCACACGTGTTTTAGGCACACAAGGATATGTTGCTCCAGA ATATGCATTGTCCGGGAGATTGACAACTAAATCAGATGTATACAGCTATGGAGTAGTGCTCTTGGAACTGCTGACTGGTAGAGTCCCAGTAGATATGAATAGGCCACCAGGGGAAGGTGTACTCGTAACCTGG GCTCTGCCATGTCTCAGTGATCGAGAAAAAGTAACTCAGATACTGGATCCAGCATTGGAAGGTCACTATTCTATGAAGGATGCTGTTCAGGTGGCTGCCATTGCTTCCATGTGTGTGCAACCTGAGGCTGATTACAGGCCTTTAATGGCGGACGTCGTCCAGTCACTGGTCCCTCTTGTGAAGAAGAGGTTGCTGAAAAGGAGTTCCAGTTCCTCTGCTTCTCACGCTTGCAAGCCTCTAGTGAAACCTGAATATGATTGA
- the LOC135676302 gene encoding peroxidase P7-like isoform X1 has product MASFVRRQVILALFSAALVLCTARAQLSRAFYASTCPSLPRIVRTTMAQAVNREPRMAASILRLFFHDCFVNGCDASILLDDTATFTGEKNAFPNRNSARGYEVIDTIKSNVEAACQATVSCADILALAARDGVALLGGPKWRVQLGRRDATTASQSDANSNLPGPSSSLANLISSFAAKGLSARDMTALSGAHTIGQARCTTFRSHIYSDADVDPSFAALSQQNCPSAGGDDNLAPLDLQTPNRFDNEYYQNLVAKKGLLHSDQELFNNGTQDSLVRLYSVNARAFARDFAAAMVKMGAISPLTGTNGEIRLNCRNVN; this is encoded by the exons ATGGCCTCCTTCGTTCGGAGACAGGTCATCCTCGCTCTCTTCTCCGCCGCGCTTGTGCTCTGCACAGCCCGGGCGCAACTGTCGCGCGCATTCTACGCTAGCACTTGTCCAAGCTTACCCCGCATCGTGCGGACGACCATGGCGCAGGCCGTCAACAGGGAGCCACGGATGGCTGCATCCATTCTTCGCCTCTTCTTCCATGACTGCTTCGTGAAT GGCTGCGATGCATCGATACTTCTGGATGATACTGCCACATTCACCGGCGAGAAGAATGCTTTTCCGAATAGAAACTCCGCCCGCGGGTACGAGGTCATCGACACCATCAAATCCAACGTCGAAGCTGCTTGCCAAGCGACCGTGTCGTGCGCCGACATCCTCGCGCTCGCCGCTCGCGATGGCGTGGCCTTG CTTGGTGGACCAAAATGGAGGGTTCAACTTGGCCGTCGCGACGCAACGACGGCGAGCCAAAGCGACGCCAACAGCAACCTCCCGGGACCCTCCTCGAGCCTCGCGAACCTCATCTCCTCGTTCGCTGCCAAGGGCCTCAGCGCGCGCGACATGACCGCCCTCTCCGGCGCCCACACCATCGGCCAAGCGCGGTGCACCACCTTCCGCTCCCACATCTACAGCGACGCCGACGTCGACCCCAGCTTCGCGGCCCTGAGCCAGCAGAACTGCCCCTCCGCCGGCGGCGACGACAACTTGGCTCCGCTGGACCTTCAGACGCCGAATCGGTTCGACAACGAGTACTACCAGAACCTGGTGGCCAAGAAGGGGCTGCTGCACTCGGACCAGGAGCTCTTCAACAATGGAACCCAGGACTCCCTGGTGAGGCTGTACAGTGTCAACGCAAGGGCATTTGCCAGAGATTTTGCGGCGGCGATGGTGAAGATGGGAGCCATCAGCCCGCTGACGGGAACGAACGGAGAGATTAGATTGAACTGCAGGAACGTGAACTAG